From one Amaranthus tricolor cultivar Red isolate AtriRed21 chromosome 17, ASM2621246v1, whole genome shotgun sequence genomic stretch:
- the LOC130804711 gene encoding serine/threonine-protein phosphatase 7 long form homolog produces MRQFGLEQVIPQACDTQRQLHAIDRRTGDKNYLVRHRSHVDAWNDRASTLVGEDNFTGHSSAMYMSWYRRISILRLTNIAFAQPGSHYHPTSTLLAERIRSVLIQCNDTIQGAATSPVDVGYRLCSQTLGSINASLTDALSQAGYEYLIPTPPVIGDVDDTFHTPSPRSSAHRGSSSGGSSSRSTRGRQRSSTQGRSSRSPSTSATMSPFVPPSSINTPPPHPSPPQRIITYQRASQRRAPTLNVIAEVDEFTPSSSTGAQNKRGRGL; encoded by the exons atgcgtcaattcggtttggagcaggtaattccgcaagcctgtgacacccaacgtcaactacatgcgatcgatcggaggactggggacaagaactacctcgtacgacatagatcgcatgtagatgcgtggaacgaccgagcatctacattggttggagaagataacttcacaggtcatagctctgctatgtacatgagttggtacaggcgcatctccatattacgcctaacgaacatcgcatttgcgcagccaggatcacattaccatccgacatctacgttactg gctgagcgcatccgatcggtgttgatacaatgtaatgacacgattcaaggggccgctacatcgccagttgacgtgggctatcggctatgttctcagaccttaggctccattaatgcgtcgttgaccgatgcattgagtcaagcgggttatgagtacctcataccgactccacccgtcattggcgacgtagatgacacattccacactccttctccaaggagttcagcccatcgaggtagctcttccggaggatccagttctcggtccacaagaggccgccagcgttcatctactcagggtcggtcttccagatcgccatcgacatccgctactatgtcgccgttcgttcccccgtcttccatcaacactcctccgccacatccatcgcctccgcaaaggattatcacatatcagcgtgctagtcaacgacgagctcctactcttaatgtcattgcggaggttgacgagttcacaccatcatcatccaccggtgcgcaaaacaaaaggggccgggggttgtag